The genomic region GAAAACCGCAGGCAGGCTTCTGTGAGGGGGAGGCTTACAACGATGCAAGGCTGAATCTTGTGGCACTCTCGAAACCGAAAGGCGAGAGAAACGGAGAATACAAAGCAAGCCTAAACATTGGAGGAGCCCTCCCTACTCGACACATCAAGCCCTGAAGTATTTCATTAGTTTGCCATCGGCAAAGCCTTGATCTGCCAGTAGAACATGATTTTTCCCCTGCTGATTGCGAATGAATGGCTTTAGTGAGAGACACGCCACAGCCAGCATTCCAGCCTCCGCAGATAGAGCATTTTCTTAACAAATGAGCCGTTGAGAGTTAAGTTGAAAGTTAAGTTAATAGTACCGATCTAAGCCGTAAGAAATTAAAGCACCCTTTGAAATTACTGCTTAGAGCAATGCAAACAATGTCGATCGTTTGTCGTAAAAAGTTTTTGCGATACAACCTTAAGGACGTCAGTTAGATGAATCAATCTGTAAAAAATATAAGGTCTGGGTGGATGCTGGTGCTGGTGGCAACCCTGATGTTGGGAGTTTTTTTTCGTGTCACCCACATTAGCCAGAAGGTGTACTGGCACGACGAAGTTTTCACCTCTATTCGATCATCCGGCTATGTCGAAGAGGAAATTGTGGAGCAGGTATTTTCAGGACTGCCGATCGCCCCCAGTCGTTTATTGCAGTACCAACAACTCAATCCCGATCGCGGTTGGCGAGAAACCTGGCACGCGCTGACGACCCATCCTGAACATCCACCGCTCTATTACCTGCTGACGCACCTCTGGATGGAATGGTTTGGCAGCAGCATAACCGCTACGCGCAGTCTATCTGTCTTATTCAGCCTACTCGCCTTTCCAGCACTCTATTGGCTGTGTCAGGAAGTGTTTGAGAAAGCTGCGGTAGGGTGGATAGCGATCGCACTATTCGCCGTTTCTCCCTTTCATGTGCTTTATGCTCAAGAGGCCCGGCAATCCAGCCTATGGACGTTTGTTATCCTGCTATCGACCGCTGTGCTGCTGCAAGCCATGCGGCGTCAAACTTGGGCAGCCTGGGGACTCTATGCCGTCACCGTTGCTCTCAGCATTTATACCTTTCTCCTCTCGGTGCTTGTGCTGCTCTGTCACGGTCTAATTGTGTTGTTCGCTCGTCCTTTCTCCAGGCGATCGCTCCAGCGGTTTTTACTGGCGCTTCTAGCAGGGCTCATAACATTTGCCCCATGGGTAGCAGTGATGATTCAAAATCAGGCTGAGATGCAATCTAAAACTCTCTGGATCAAAGATTCACCACCTAGATTATTACTCGTCAAATTTTGGGGGCTGCATCTCAGTAGCGATTTTGTAGACCCCGGCTTACCGCTCGATCACCTCTATACCTATCTGGTGCCCCCCTTGACCCTGATCTTGTTGGGCGTATCCCTCTGGGTACTTTGTCGTCATCAGCCCTTTCATAGCTGGTTTCCCATCACTTTGTTAATTGGAGTTCCGGCGATCGCGCTCATACTCCCCGATATCTTGTTAGGAGGACAGCGATCGATCACGACTC from Trichocoleus sp. harbors:
- a CDS encoding glycosyltransferase family 39 protein, coding for MNQSVKNIRSGWMLVLVATLMLGVFFRVTHISQKVYWHDEVFTSIRSSGYVEEEIVEQVFSGLPIAPSRLLQYQQLNPDRGWRETWHALTTHPEHPPLYYLLTHLWMEWFGSSITATRSLSVLFSLLAFPALYWLCQEVFEKAAVGWIAIALFAVSPFHVLYAQEARQSSLWTFVILLSTAVLLQAMRRQTWAAWGLYAVTVALSIYTFLLSVLVLLCHGLIVLFARPFSRRSLQRFLLALLAGLITFAPWVAVMIQNQAEMQSKTLWIKDSPPRLLLVKFWGLHLSSDFVDPGLPLDHLYTYLVPPLTLILLGVSLWVLCRHQPFHSWFPITLLIGVPAIALILPDILLGGQRSITTRYFAPTLIGAQLTVSYLIIYWMQHSSSWKRQLGRGLFALLLTVGVISCGMSWQSRTWWSKGVSFSNAETAEFLNQYAQPLVISSLGDTTLGNVISLSYLLKEEARFQLVVEPTIPNPIERSDRFLFYPSEQLIQGLQAAYSLKAIPVEPPKAVLRLVDL